One segment of Plasmodium gaboni strain SY75 chromosome 3, whole genome shotgun sequence DNA contains the following:
- a CDS encoding hypothetical protein (conserved Plasmodium protein, unknown function), producing MFRYLKKFVTFVCSIILLCEYFCFIKYCIAINLRSYKKSSLYIFNNNMNKRFAFPSCRKNCVNYINKDNDLKRFMNKINNKNWLRYEKKKKENLNIKVNNTTDDKESMHTLMSMEIPIKEINEYKKKETNNIKEGNEKEINNKSVCNNIIEKKKDVVIEDAINNCCDVNNYNSDENKKNEYNLGNEENISDIDDIKEKNKNNIKTKIKKRTKKKLESNNNDDNNKNEDEKRTRREQVRKKLSELAKMRWQNEEERKKLLRSKNKFKHTEKTKKLLSYKIKLKWTDENYRKRIIEKTRIFNQDENTKRRKSILLKEKWKMKDFREKMLCNRKPYSVERRQKLSEIIKQKWREDDYKNKTLTAIK from the coding sequence ATGTTTAGatatttaaagaaattTGTAACATTTGTTTGTTCTATCATCTTATTATGtgaatatttttgttttataaaatattgtatTGCCATAAATCTTAGGagttataaaaaaagcagtctctatatatttaataacaatatgaataaaagATTTGCTTTTCCTTCATGTAGAAAAAATTGTgtgaattatataaataaagataatgatttaaaaaggtttatgaataaaattaataataagaaCTGGTTACGatatgaaaagaaaaagaaagagAACTTAAATATTAAGGTAAATAATACAACAGATGATAAAGAGAGTATGCATACCCTTATGTCAATGGAAATACctataaaagaaataaatgaatataaaaagaaagaaacaaataatattaaagaaggaaatgaaaaagaaataaataataaaagtgtttgtaataatataatagaaaaaaaaaaagatgtTGTTATAGAAGATGCAATAAATAATTGTTGTGATgtgaataattataatagtgatgaaaataaaaagaatgaGTATAATTTAGgtaatgaagaaaatatatcaGATATAGATGACATAAAAGagaagaataaaaataatataaagaccaaaataaagaaaagaacaaaaaaaaaacttgaatcaaataataatgatgataataataaaaatgaagatgaAAAACGTACGAGAAGAGAACAAgttagaaaaaaattatcgGAATTGGCAAAAATGAGATGGcaaaatgaagaagaaaggaaaaaattattaagatctaaaaataaatttaaacatacagaaaaaacaaaaaaattattatcttataaaataaaactaAAATGGACAGATGAAAATTATAGAAAGAGAATTATAGAAAAGACAAGAATTTTTAATCAAGATGAAAATAcaaaaagaagaaaatcTATTTTATTGAAAGAGAAATGGAAAATGAAAGATTTCAGAGAAAAAATGTTATGTAATAGAAAGCCATATAGTGTTGAACGAAGACAAAAATTATCagaaattataaaacaaaaatgGAGAGAGGATgattataagaataaaacCTTAACAGCTATAAAAGA
- a CDS encoding putative histone H2A variant: protein MEVPGKVIGGKVGGKVGGKVLGLGKGGKGKTGSGKTKKAPLSRASRAGLQFPVGRVHRMLKSRISSDGRVGSTAAVYAAAILEYLTAEVLELAGNATKDLKVKRITPRHLQLAIRGDEELDTLIKATIAGGGVIPHIHKALMNKVPLPPTAQKKPKKN from the exons ATGGAAGTTCCAGGAAAAGTAATTGGTGGTAAAGTTGGAGGAAAAGTCGGTGGAAAAGTACTTGGTCTTGGTAAAGGAGGAAAAGGAAAAACAg GTTCAGGTAAAACCAAAAAAGCTCCCTTATCCCGTGCATCAAGAGCTGGATTACAATTTCCAGTAGGTAGAGTTCACAGAATGTTAAAGAGCAGAATATCCTCTGATGGAAGAGTAGGTTCCACAGCAGCAGTTTACGCCGCAGCTATTTTGGAATACTTAACAGCAGAAGTTTTAGAATTGGCAGGAAATGCAACAAAAGATTTAAAAGTTAAGAGAATTACCCCAAGACATTTACAATTAGCCATTAGAG GTGACGAAGAATTAGATACTCTTATTAAGGCAACCATTGCTGGTGGTGGTGTTATCCCACACATACACAAAGCCTTAATGAATAAAGTTCCACTTCCACCAACAGCTCAAAAgaaaccaaaaaaaaactaa
- a CDS encoding putative N-acetylglucosamine-1-phosphate transferase: LCGIDLNKTGKDYVAEPIGLFPSILYFIFVLFYQLIYYNDHRILLEYNAGLLSIIFMTFLGFIDDVLDLKWRYKVILPFFASLPLLLSYSGETHIRIPNFLIFIFKHRIINIGFLYYVYIILLSVFCTNAINIYAGINGLEIGQSLIISFFITIHNLIEITLNIGKSRIVENLILKQHFLSIIFTIPFLSINLATFSFNFYPSKGFVGNTLTYFCGMFLAVVSIFGHFSKTLVLFLIPQFLNFFISLPQLFHIIPCPRHRLPIINYKTNKLIYSQNYTLINLILYLLGPLSEYHLVLILLAFQFLTCSFGLFLRYYIDTT, translated from the exons GCTTATGTGGAATAGATTTGAATAAAACTGGAAAAGATTATGTAGCAGAACCTATAGGTTTATTTCCATCCATTCtgtattttatatttgtcttattttatcagctcatatattataatgatcatagaatt TTATTGGAATACAACGCAGGATTATTGtcaataatttttatgacCTTCCTg GGTTTTATAGATGATGTTTTGGATTTGAAATGGAGATACAAAGTTATTTTACCTTTTTTCG cTAGCTTACCATTGCTCCTGTCTTATTCAGGAGAAACTCATATCAGAATTCCAaactttttaatttttatatttaagcatagaattataaatataggATTTTTGTActatgtttatattatattgttatCTGTGTTTTGTACAAATGCTATAAACATATATGCAg GTATTAATGGGTTGGAGATTGGTCAGAGCTTAATTATATCCTTTTTCATAACCATCCACAATTTAATT GAAATTACATTAAACATTGGAAAGTCTCGAATTGTCgaaaatttaattttaaagCAACATTTTTTGTCTATAATTTTTACCATTCCCTTTTTATCAATAAATTTGGCTAccttttcttttaatttttatcCTTCCAAAGGATTTGTTGGAAATACCTTAACATATTTTTGTGGAATGTTTTTAGCCGTCGTGTCAATATTTGGACACTTTTCAAAAACTTTAGTATTGTTTTTAATTCCACAATTTCttaatttctttatttcTTTACCACAGttatttcatattattcCATGCCCAAGACATAGATTACcaattataaattataaaacaaataaattaatttattcaCAAAATTATACcttaataaatttaattctttatttattagGACCTTTATCAGAATATCACTTGGTCCTTATTTTATTGGCCTTTCAATTTTTAACATGTTCCTTTGGGTTGTTTTTACGATACTATATTGATACAACATGA